The Chryseobacterium aureum genome contains a region encoding:
- a CDS encoding efflux transporter outer membrane subunit, producing the protein MKRVKNIILTFALAIGSVSCVSKLAYTEPELPLPEKFQYTATADTASIANLEWKEFFSDPILQGLIEKGIKNNYDLQIALKQVAASQEKLKQAKYMQYPDVGFGVSGQISRPSKNSMNGQSLNLFLGSSHVEDYNAAFNLSWEADIWGKIKNQQEVSRMQYLQTYEGSKAVQTQVVAAIAQGYYNLLMLDRQLAIAKSNLELSSNTLLMTQKMWESGDNTSLGVQQAAAQKQATELLIAQLEQNIAIQENALSILVGEVPNKINRTIEMSDTSLPQTITAGLPAAMVSRRPDVRQQELVLLESNAMVGIAQANMYPALKITANGGVNSFKFDNWFQIPASLFGSVLGGITQPIFQKRQLKTDLEVAKIQREKNVLAFRQSVLNAVGEISDALVSNENLKVQEQKATEQSTTLKDGIKSAQLLYKGGSANYLEVITAQGNSLQAELNLASIKRQRLSSIVDLYRALGGGWK; encoded by the coding sequence ATGAAACGAGTAAAAAATATTATACTAACTTTTGCGCTGGCTATAGGCTCAGTATCGTGTGTGTCTAAACTGGCCTACACGGAGCCTGAACTGCCGCTTCCGGAAAAATTTCAGTACACCGCCACTGCGGATACTGCCAGCATAGCCAATCTGGAATGGAAAGAGTTCTTCAGTGATCCTATTTTACAGGGATTAATTGAAAAAGGAATTAAAAATAATTATGACCTTCAGATTGCTCTGAAGCAGGTTGCTGCTTCACAGGAAAAACTGAAACAGGCAAAATATATGCAGTATCCGGACGTAGGCTTCGGGGTAAGCGGACAGATTTCAAGACCTTCCAAAAACAGTATGAACGGGCAAAGCTTAAATTTATTTTTAGGCTCAAGCCATGTTGAAGACTATAACGCGGCCTTCAACCTTTCATGGGAAGCGGATATCTGGGGAAAAATCAAAAACCAGCAGGAGGTTTCAAGAATGCAGTATCTTCAGACCTATGAAGGTTCAAAAGCAGTGCAGACTCAGGTGGTAGCTGCAATCGCGCAGGGGTATTATAACCTATTGATGCTTGACAGACAGCTGGCTATTGCAAAATCCAATCTGGAACTGAGCAGCAATACCTTACTGATGACCCAAAAAATGTGGGAAAGCGGTGATAACACTTCTTTAGGAGTTCAGCAGGCAGCAGCACAGAAACAGGCAACAGAGCTTCTGATTGCCCAACTGGAACAAAATATCGCGATCCAGGAAAATGCATTGAGCATTCTGGTGGGAGAAGTTCCTAATAAAATTAACAGAACTATAGAAATGTCTGATACTTCTCTGCCTCAAACTATTACAGCAGGGCTTCCGGCAGCTATGGTAAGCCGAAGACCGGATGTACGCCAGCAGGAATTGGTGCTGCTGGAATCTAATGCCATGGTGGGGATTGCTCAGGCCAATATGTATCCGGCATTGAAAATTACAGCCAACGGAGGAGTGAATTCATTCAAATTTGATAACTGGTTCCAGATTCCGGCTTCTTTATTCGGATCGGTTTTAGGAGGAATTACCCAGCCTATTTTCCAGAAGAGACAACTGAAAACAGATCTGGAAGTAGCAAAAATTCAAAGAGAGAAAAATGTACTGGCTTTCCGTCAGTCCGTATTGAACGCTGTAGGAGAAATTTCTGATGCTCTGGTTTCTAATGAAAATTTAAAAGTTCAGGAACAGAAAGCTACAGAGCAATCTACTACATTAAAAGACGGGATTAAAAGTGCACAACTTCTTTACAAAGGAGGTTCAGCCAATTACCTGGAAGTGATTACAGCACAGGGGAATTCCCTACAGGCAGAGTTGAATCTGGCTTCCATTAAAAGACAGAGATTAAGCAGTATTGTAGATTTATACAGAGCTTTAGGCGGTGGTTGGAAGTAG
- the miaA gene encoding tRNA (adenosine(37)-N6)-dimethylallyltransferase MiaA translates to MKKKNLISVVGPTGIGKTRLAIDLAKHFNTEIISCDSRQFFKEMKIGTAAPSEEELAAAPHHFIGNLSVEDYYSIGQYEEDALQKLNELFIAHDTVILVGGSMMYEKAVIEGLHDLPEANPKNQEKLQIIMEQEGIEKLQEILQELDPEYFSVVDIHNHRRLLRAIDIIWQTDKKYSEHISVSQHGRDFKVIRIGIEAPREELYDRINRRVDIMMEKGLLDEVKSLEKFKELTALNTVGYAELFKYFDGEWDLDFAVSEIKKNSRRYAKRQLTWYRKADDIRYLQLGYSEKEYEDLLKWIAGEFEK, encoded by the coding sequence GTGAAAAAGAAAAATTTGATTTCTGTAGTAGGACCCACCGGAATTGGGAAAACGAGATTGGCCATTGATTTGGCGAAACATTTCAATACGGAGATTATTTCCTGTGATTCCCGTCAGTTTTTTAAAGAAATGAAAATAGGAACGGCTGCGCCATCTGAAGAAGAACTGGCAGCTGCACCTCATCATTTTATTGGGAATCTTTCAGTAGAAGACTATTATTCTATCGGGCAGTACGAAGAAGATGCCCTTCAAAAACTCAATGAGCTTTTTATTGCGCATGATACCGTAATTCTTGTTGGCGGAAGCATGATGTACGAAAAAGCTGTGATAGAAGGTCTGCATGATCTTCCGGAAGCCAATCCGAAAAATCAGGAGAAACTTCAGATTATTATGGAGCAGGAGGGGATAGAAAAACTTCAGGAGATTTTGCAGGAACTTGATCCCGAATATTTCAGTGTGGTAGATATTCACAATCACCGCAGGCTCTTGAGAGCCATTGATATTATCTGGCAGACGGATAAAAAATATTCTGAACATATTTCGGTTTCTCAACATGGCAGAGATTTTAAGGTGATCCGCATCGGGATAGAAGCTCCAAGGGAAGAACTGTATGACAGAATCAACCGCAGGGTAGATATTATGATGGAGAAAGGCTTGCTGGATGAGGTGAAAAGTCTTGAGAAATTCAAAGAACTGACGGCTTTGAATACGGTAGGATATGCGGAGCTTTTCAAATATTTTGATGGTGAATGGGACCTTGATTTTGCCGTTTCGGAAATTAAAAAGAACAGCCGCAGATATGCAAAACGCCAGCTGACATGGTACAGAAAGGCGGATGATATTCGTTATTTGCAATTAGGATATTCTGAAAAAGAATATGAAGATTTGCTGAAATGGATTGCAGGGGAGTTTGAAAAGTAA
- a CDS encoding YicC family protein, translating to MILSMTGFGRAEDVFEGKKITIDIKSLNSKSFDLNIKIPLRYKEKEFEIRKILNDRIIRGKVDCYVNIENLEESNDVKINKNLIDSYINELKNIASDGPDFEYLKMAVRLPDAITSRPDELTEGEWEALAKIVNNAVDKFEEFRKTEGSILHEELNRNIQNIDKYLGEVIPFEEERIVSVKERYQKSLKEFENVDETRFYQEMAYFTEKLDISEEKVRLTQHLKYYKEVMDNESFNGKKLGFISQEIGREINTLGSKANHAEIQKLVVMMKDDLEKIKEQTLNVL from the coding sequence ATGATTTTATCAATGACCGGATTCGGTAGAGCCGAAGATGTTTTTGAAGGAAAAAAAATTACTATAGATATTAAATCTCTGAACAGCAAGAGCTTTGATTTAAATATTAAAATTCCTTTACGTTATAAAGAAAAAGAATTTGAAATCAGAAAAATTCTTAATGATAGAATTATCCGTGGAAAAGTAGACTGCTACGTTAATATAGAGAATCTTGAAGAGTCCAATGATGTAAAAATTAATAAAAACTTAATTGACTCCTATATCAACGAACTTAAAAACATCGCTTCAGACGGTCCGGATTTCGAATACCTTAAAATGGCGGTAAGACTTCCTGATGCCATTACATCAAGGCCTGACGAGCTTACGGAAGGAGAATGGGAAGCTTTGGCTAAAATTGTCAATAATGCTGTTGACAAATTTGAAGAATTCAGAAAAACTGAAGGCAGTATTTTGCATGAAGAATTAAACAGGAATATTCAGAATATCGACAAATACCTGGGAGAAGTGATTCCTTTTGAAGAAGAAAGAATTGTAAGCGTGAAAGAGCGTTATCAGAAATCTTTAAAAGAATTTGAAAATGTTGATGAAACACGTTTCTATCAGGAAATGGCGTATTTCACTGAAAAACTTGATATTTCTGAAGAAAAGGTAAGACTTACCCAGCACTTAAAATATTATAAAGAAGTAATGGATAATGAGTCTTTCAACGGAAAAAAACTGGGCTTTATTTCTCAGGAAATCGGGAGAGAAATCAATACATTAGGCTCTAAAGCCAACCATGCAGAAATCCAGAAACTGGTAGTGATGATGAAAGATGACCTTGAAAAAATTAAAGAACAAACGTTAAACGTATTGTAA
- the gmk gene encoding guanylate kinase: protein MDKVIIFSAPSGSGKTTLVKHSLETFPELEFSISCTTRQPRGSEIHAVDYHFLTPDEFRQKISEDAFVEYEEVYTDKYYGTLKSEVEKIWNQGKVVIFDVDVKGGISLKKYFGDKALSIFIEPPSIEELERRLISRNTDDAETIKTRVAKAEEEMTYASEFDKIVINEDLNAAKIEIESLIKSFISN from the coding sequence ATGGATAAAGTAATTATATTTTCAGCACCATCCGGGAGCGGAAAAACTACATTGGTAAAGCATTCACTGGAAACATTTCCTGAGCTGGAATTTTCAATCTCATGCACAACGAGACAGCCTAGAGGAAGTGAAATACATGCGGTAGATTATCATTTTCTGACGCCAGATGAGTTCAGACAGAAAATTTCTGAAGATGCTTTTGTAGAATATGAAGAAGTATATACTGACAAATATTACGGCACTTTAAAATCTGAAGTAGAAAAAATCTGGAATCAGGGAAAAGTAGTTATTTTTGATGTAGATGTAAAAGGAGGTATCTCGTTAAAAAAATATTTTGGTGACAAAGCACTGTCTATTTTTATAGAACCCCCTTCTATTGAAGAATTGGAACGAAGATTGATCTCCAGAAACACAGATGATGCAGAAACCATTAAAACCCGTGTCGCAAAGGCAGAAGAAGAAATGACCTACGCCAGCGAGTTTGACAAGATCGTGATTAATGAAGATCTTAATGCAGCTAAAATAGAAATAGAAAGTTTAATAAAAAGTTTTATCAGTAATTAA
- the nadA gene encoding quinolinate synthase NadA, with protein MSTETLEKAKSAIPVRGFLDIKDIAIPQGEELVKAILKLKEEKNAVILAHYYQPGEIQDIADFLGDSLQLARQAKDTNADMIVFCGVHFMAEAAKILNPTKKVVLPDTMAGCSLADGCSGEGLRKMREQHPNALIATYINCNAETKAESDIIVTSSNAETVIEALPKDRPIIFAPDKNLGRYLSKKTGRDMILWDGSCVVHEAFSMERIAQQLADNPDAKLIAHPESEEAVLKLAHFIGSTSALLNYVEKDDCQKFIIATEEGILHEMRKRAPHKELIPALVFDESCNCSECFYMKRNTMEKLYLCMKYELPEILIDEELRLKALKPIEAMLDLSKSIK; from the coding sequence ATGAGTACCGAAACATTAGAAAAAGCTAAATCTGCAATTCCTGTCAGAGGATTTCTGGATATAAAAGATATTGCAATTCCTCAGGGTGAGGAACTGGTGAAAGCCATTCTTAAACTGAAAGAAGAAAAAAATGCGGTGATCCTTGCCCATTATTACCAGCCGGGAGAAATTCAGGATATTGCTGATTTCCTTGGTGATTCTTTACAACTGGCAAGACAGGCAAAAGATACCAATGCTGACATGATTGTATTCTGTGGAGTACATTTCATGGCAGAAGCCGCTAAAATTCTGAATCCCACTAAAAAAGTAGTTCTTCCTGATACCATGGCCGGATGCTCTCTGGCAGACGGATGTTCCGGAGAAGGATTAAGAAAAATGCGTGAACAGCACCCGAATGCGTTAATTGCCACTTACATCAACTGTAACGCAGAAACTAAAGCAGAAAGTGATATCATCGTAACAAGTTCCAATGCCGAAACGGTTATTGAAGCCCTTCCGAAAGACAGACCAATTATCTTTGCACCGGATAAAAACCTGGGAAGATATTTATCGAAGAAAACAGGCCGTGATATGATTCTGTGGGACGGAAGCTGTGTGGTACACGAAGCATTCTCAATGGAAAGAATTGCCCAGCAGTTAGCAGATAATCCGGATGCCAAACTCATTGCCCACCCGGAAAGTGAAGAAGCCGTATTAAAGCTGGCTCATTTCATAGGCTCCACCTCTGCCCTGCTGAACTATGTGGAAAAAGATGACTGCCAGAAATTCATCATTGCTACAGAAGAAGGGATCCTTCACGAAATGAGAAAACGTGCCCCTCACAAAGAACTTATTCCTGCATTGGTTTTTGATGAAAGCTGCAACTGTTCGGAATGTTTCTATATGAAGCGTAATACTATGGAAAAGCTGTATTTATGCATGAAATATGAGCTCCCTGAAATTCTTATCGACGAAGAATTACGATTAAAAGCATTGAAACCTATTGAAGCCATGCTGGATCTTTCTAAAAGTATAAAATAA
- a CDS encoding bacteriocin-like protein, which translates to MKNVKKLNRKELQTLQGAGPSTCIGCPKNTTYGNNPGDAPCEAFHMLPDRCKMCVIVDMSCVDGGVS; encoded by the coding sequence ATGAAAAATGTAAAGAAATTAAACAGAAAAGAACTTCAAACATTACAGGGAGCAGGTCCCTCAACATGTATAGGATGTCCCAAGAATACCACCTACGGAAATAATCCCGGTGATGCTCCATGCGAAGCTTTTCATATGCTTCCTGACCGCTGTAAAATGTGTGTTATTGTTGACATGTCATGTGTAGATGGAGGAGTATCTTAA
- a CDS encoding bacteriocin-like protein, which yields MKKLKKLNRCYLKSISGGDVNHCFENCPAGPYGPGESRSCADYNALPECCKGRVLVSFECFDPY from the coding sequence ATGAAAAAATTAAAGAAATTAAACCGGTGCTATCTGAAATCAATCAGTGGAGGAGATGTTAACCACTGTTTTGAGAATTGTCCTGCCGGGCCATACGGACCAGGCGAATCCAGATCCTGTGCTGATTATAATGCTTTACCGGAATGCTGCAAAGGGAGGGTATTGGTAAGCTTTGAATGCTTCGACCCTTACTAA
- the thrA gene encoding bifunctional aspartate kinase/homoserine dehydrogenase I, with translation MKVLKFGGTSVAHSQNILLVEEIIKRESLKSKVVVIVSALHGVTDQLIKAAEYASVKDENYIQTLQNLEEKHISLVKELFPIAEQSAWLSFVKKHFNDIEDLCNGIAVLGELTNRIKDKIASYGEFLSSNIMAARLQQEKLDCLWMNSAELIRTDSNFTHAKVDFDTTEKNIIRFLNDNQNQIIIGPGFIARDEKNNTTTLGRGGSDYTASIVAASIDAEELQIWTDVSGMMTADPRLASNAKPISEISYHEAMELSHFGAKVLYPPSIQPVMVKNIDLVIKNTFDPEAKGTLISHQLKTSEDEKQIAVGISNMNNIALLTLEGSGMVGIPGISAKLFQCLSQEKINVILITQGSSEHSITLAIEEKEASRAELAINSSFADDINLERVYAVKIETGLSIVAIVGENMKSRSGVSAKMFGCLGNNGINIRAIAQGSSERNISIVISAKDSKKAVNVLHEEFFESEIKQIHLYISGTGNVGSKLIQQIYDQNAYLRENFLINLRIAGISNSRHMVLSDQGIAKENYLNWNEQGEKASAREFADEIIRRNLRNSVFVDVTASPEVPEVYESLLKRSVNIVACNKIAASSDIKKYKTLKNTARNHSCNFYFETNVGAGLPVIGTISDLIKSGDQIQSIKAVLSGTLNFVFNEYDGSRTFSEVVAQAQKEGYTEPDPRLDLSGTDVARKILILAREAGYPLQFEDIENIGFLPEECMQGSVESFYEKLTVYEEHFKNLLNTAKNEGKILKYVAEFENGKAKVGLQHIAPESDLFHLYGKDNIVIFKTLRYSEQPLVVKGAGAGADVTASGVFADIIRSI, from the coding sequence ATGAAAGTTTTAAAATTTGGCGGAACATCAGTCGCCCATTCTCAGAATATTTTACTGGTGGAAGAAATCATAAAGAGAGAATCTTTAAAGAGTAAAGTTGTAGTCATTGTATCAGCCCTTCACGGTGTGACAGATCAACTGATCAAAGCAGCAGAATATGCTTCGGTAAAAGACGAAAATTATATCCAGACTCTTCAGAATCTTGAAGAAAAGCATATCAGTCTGGTGAAAGAACTTTTTCCCATTGCGGAACAAAGTGCATGGTTAAGTTTCGTAAAAAAGCATTTCAACGATATCGAAGATCTCTGCAACGGAATCGCCGTGCTTGGGGAACTGACCAACAGAATTAAAGATAAAATTGCTTCTTACGGAGAATTTTTGTCTTCAAACATTATGGCAGCCAGGCTTCAGCAGGAGAAATTAGACTGTCTCTGGATGAATTCCGCAGAACTGATCAGAACCGACAGTAATTTTACCCATGCAAAAGTAGATTTCGACACCACCGAAAAAAACATAATCCGTTTTCTGAACGATAATCAAAACCAGATCATCATTGGTCCTGGTTTTATAGCCCGCGACGAAAAAAATAATACGACCACATTAGGAAGAGGCGGCTCAGATTATACGGCTTCCATTGTTGCGGCCTCTATAGATGCAGAAGAACTTCAGATCTGGACAGATGTAAGCGGAATGATGACTGCTGATCCGCGCCTGGCTTCCAACGCTAAACCTATTTCGGAAATCTCTTACCATGAAGCAATGGAACTGTCCCATTTCGGGGCAAAAGTGCTTTACCCGCCATCCATTCAGCCTGTGATGGTAAAAAATATAGATCTTGTGATCAAAAATACTTTTGATCCGGAAGCAAAGGGGACTTTAATTTCTCATCAGCTGAAAACCTCAGAAGATGAAAAGCAGATCGCCGTGGGAATTTCAAACATGAACAATATTGCCCTGCTTACCTTGGAAGGAAGCGGAATGGTAGGAATTCCGGGAATTTCAGCAAAACTGTTCCAGTGTTTAAGTCAGGAGAAAATAAATGTAATCCTTATTACACAGGGATCCTCTGAACATTCCATCACTCTGGCTATTGAAGAAAAAGAAGCTTCACGTGCTGAACTGGCGATCAATTCCTCTTTTGCCGATGACATTAACCTTGAAAGAGTATATGCTGTAAAAATTGAAACAGGACTTTCTATTGTGGCAATTGTGGGAGAAAATATGAAAAGCAGAAGCGGTGTGAGCGCAAAAATGTTTGGATGTCTGGGAAATAACGGGATCAATATAAGAGCCATTGCACAGGGATCTTCAGAAAGAAATATCAGCATTGTTATTTCAGCAAAAGACAGTAAAAAAGCAGTGAATGTGCTTCACGAAGAATTTTTTGAGTCTGAAATAAAGCAGATCCACCTCTATATCAGCGGAACAGGTAATGTAGGCTCGAAGCTGATCCAGCAGATTTATGACCAAAATGCATATTTAAGGGAAAACTTTTTGATTAATCTGAGAATTGCAGGAATTTCCAACAGCCGCCATATGGTGCTTTCAGATCAGGGAATAGCAAAGGAAAATTACCTGAACTGGAATGAACAGGGTGAAAAAGCTTCTGCCAGAGAATTTGCTGATGAAATTATCCGCAGAAATCTCAGGAACTCTGTTTTCGTAGATGTCACTGCAAGCCCTGAAGTACCTGAAGTGTATGAAAGCTTATTAAAAAGAAGTGTGAACATTGTAGCCTGCAATAAAATTGCGGCTTCTTCAGATATCAAAAAATATAAAACCTTAAAAAATACAGCAAGAAACCACAGCTGCAATTTTTATTTTGAAACCAATGTAGGTGCAGGGCTTCCGGTCATAGGAACCATTAGCGACCTTATCAAAAGCGGAGACCAGATTCAGTCAATCAAAGCTGTTTTAAGCGGAACGTTGAATTTCGTTTTTAATGAGTATGATGGAAGCAGAACATTTTCTGAAGTAGTAGCCCAGGCTCAGAAAGAAGGGTATACAGAACCGGATCCTAGACTGGACCTCTCCGGAACAGATGTGGCAAGAAAAATTTTAATTCTGGCCAGAGAAGCAGGATATCCTCTTCAGTTTGAAGACATTGAGAACATAGGCTTCCTGCCGGAAGAATGCATGCAGGGAAGCGTAGAAAGCTTCTACGAAAAGCTTACAGTATATGAAGAGCATTTTAAAAACTTACTGAATACAGCGAAAAACGAAGGCAAAATATTAAAATACGTTGCAGAATTTGAAAACGGAAAAGCCAAAGTAGGCTTACAGCATATCGCTCCGGAAAGTGATCTGTTTCATCTTTACGGCAAAGATAATATCGTTATTTTTAAAACCCTCAGGTATTCCGAACAGCCATTGGTGGTAAAAGGTGCCGGTGCCGGTGCAGACGTAACGGCAAGCGGAGTTTTTGCAGACATTATTCGTTCCATCTAA
- a CDS encoding homoserine kinase — protein MKKVKLKVPATVANLVCGFDILGMAVHDPYDEMEFKLLETPEIIIKHSDSFGLPEEPSKNVAGVVLLKIQEYFNLKNGFEVIIHKHIKPGSGLGSSAASAAGAAFGANLLLGNRLSKEEMVHFAMFGEELASGVRHADNIAPCIYGGITLVKSTSPIDIIPLNSPDLFVTAVHPQVEVKTSDARQILKKNITLKSAVEQWGNIAGLVAGIQKNDFSLIGRSLHDVIIEPVRSILIPKFDEIKAESIQLGALGGGISGSGPSIFMLSEKKETAEKIAQMMKSAYTEIDIKSFVYVSKINPAGIQIVEEA, from the coding sequence ATGAAAAAAGTAAAATTAAAAGTCCCCGCTACTGTTGCCAATCTGGTTTGCGGATTCGATATTTTAGGAATGGCCGTCCATGATCCTTATGATGAGATGGAATTTAAATTACTGGAAACGCCTGAAATTATTATAAAACATTCTGATTCTTTTGGACTTCCTGAAGAACCTTCTAAAAATGTTGCAGGAGTTGTCCTGCTAAAAATTCAGGAATACTTTAACCTGAAAAACGGTTTTGAAGTCATCATCCATAAACATATAAAGCCGGGAAGCGGGCTCGGCTCCAGTGCGGCAAGTGCCGCCGGAGCCGCCTTTGGGGCCAATCTTTTATTAGGAAACAGATTATCAAAAGAGGAAATGGTTCATTTTGCTATGTTTGGAGAAGAACTCGCTTCAGGAGTACGCCATGCAGACAATATTGCCCCTTGCATTTATGGTGGTATTACGCTGGTAAAATCTACCAGCCCTATTGATATTATTCCCCTGAACAGCCCGGATTTATTTGTAACCGCCGTTCATCCGCAAGTGGAAGTTAAAACTTCAGATGCCCGGCAGATTTTAAAGAAAAATATCACTTTAAAAAGCGCTGTTGAACAATGGGGAAATATAGCCGGGCTGGTTGCAGGTATTCAGAAAAATGATTTCTCATTAATTGGAAGAAGTCTTCATGACGTCATTATAGAGCCTGTCCGCAGCATCCTGATTCCGAAATTTGACGAAATTAAAGCAGAAAGTATTCAATTGGGAGCATTAGGAGGAGGAATTTCAGGTTCAGGCCCTTCTATTTTTATGTTGTCTGAAAAGAAAGAAACCGCAGAAAAAATTGCTCAGATGATGAAATCTGCCTATACTGAAATTGATATAAAAAGTTTTGTCTATGTTTCAAAAATAAATCCGGCGGGAATCCAAATCGTTGAAGAAGCTTAA
- the thrC gene encoding threonine synthase, whose translation MKYYNLKDPSEKIDFKGATIKGQGKEKGLFFPENIPQFDEEFIQNLDQYSNEEIAYRCMKDFVGDEIPSEVLKEIVEETVSFDIPLVKINEQISILELFHGPTLAFKDIGARFMSRCLSYFLKDEQKKVTVLVATSGDTGGAVAHGFYKIPQIDVVILYPKNRVSPVQEKQLTALGENISALEVNGSFDDCQNLVKQAFSDEEINSQLFLTSANSINVARWLPQQIYYLIALKQWKQYHKGQPIICVPSGNFGNICAGLLAYFRGLPASHFIAACNANHVIPDYFATQNYQPQKAVATLSNAMDVGDPSNFVRILELFGHQFETLQNKISAYSIDDDQTMSTITKVYEKYRYILEPHSAVAFAAMEQYLQENTEQKGFILGTAHPVKFPDAVEKAIHNPIEIPQSLNELMKKEKKTVEINSDFEELRRFLLHKI comes from the coding sequence ATGAAATATTATAATTTAAAGGACCCTTCGGAAAAAATTGATTTCAAAGGGGCAACCATAAAAGGTCAGGGAAAAGAAAAGGGATTGTTTTTCCCTGAAAACATTCCTCAGTTTGATGAAGAATTTATTCAAAATCTAGATCAATATTCTAATGAAGAAATTGCATACAGGTGCATGAAAGATTTTGTGGGAGATGAAATTCCTTCAGAAGTCTTAAAAGAAATTGTTGAAGAAACTGTCAGTTTTGATATCCCTTTGGTCAAGATCAATGAACAGATATCTATATTGGAACTGTTTCATGGCCCTACCTTAGCTTTCAAAGATATTGGCGCGAGATTCATGAGTCGCTGTCTGTCTTATTTCTTGAAAGACGAACAGAAAAAAGTCACTGTTCTTGTAGCCACTTCAGGAGACACGGGTGGAGCTGTTGCCCATGGTTTTTATAAAATCCCACAGATCGATGTAGTTATATTGTATCCAAAGAACAGAGTAAGTCCGGTTCAGGAGAAACAGCTTACGGCATTGGGAGAAAACATTTCAGCATTGGAAGTCAACGGCAGTTTTGATGATTGTCAGAACCTTGTAAAACAGGCTTTTTCGGATGAGGAAATCAACAGCCAGCTATTTTTAACATCTGCCAATTCTATCAATGTTGCAAGATGGCTTCCTCAGCAGATTTATTATTTAATCGCATTAAAACAATGGAAACAATATCATAAAGGACAACCAATAATTTGTGTTCCAAGCGGTAATTTTGGAAATATCTGTGCCGGACTACTGGCTTATTTCAGAGGTTTGCCTGCCAGTCACTTTATCGCGGCCTGTAATGCCAACCATGTCATTCCGGATTATTTTGCAACGCAAAACTACCAGCCACAAAAAGCGGTCGCTACCCTATCCAATGCCATGGATGTTGGAGATCCGAGTAATTTTGTAAGAATTCTGGAGCTTTTCGGGCATCAGTTTGAAACTTTACAAAATAAAATATCAGCTTATTCCATTGATGATGATCAAACCATGAGTACCATCACAAAAGTCTACGAGAAATACAGATATATTCTGGAACCTCACAGTGCCGTTGCATTTGCTGCAATGGAACAGTACTTGCAAGAAAATACTGAGCAAAAAGGATTTATTCTGGGGACCGCACATCCGGTAAAGTTTCCTGATGCAGTGGAAAAAGCGATTCATAACCCAATTGAAATTCCACAATCACTGAATGAGCTCATGAAAAAGGAGAAAAAAACTGTAGAAATAAATTCAGATTTTGAAGAATTAAGACGATTTTTGCTTCATAAAATCTGA
- the folB gene encoding dihydroneopterin aldolase produces MSKIYLEEVKIYAYHGVLPEENIIGTYYILNAELHTDLWKAATSDNLHDTISYADINDILHGEMKIQSKLLEHVAGRIITKIHDRFPQVDYIKLKITKTAPPMQGEMKGASIELEKSFKPEN; encoded by the coding sequence ATGAGCAAAATATATCTTGAAGAGGTAAAAATATATGCGTACCATGGTGTACTTCCCGAAGAAAATATCATCGGAACGTATTATATTCTGAATGCAGAACTTCATACCGATCTGTGGAAAGCCGCCACATCTGATAATTTGCATGACACCATAAGTTATGCGGATATCAATGACATCCTTCACGGCGAAATGAAAATACAATCCAAATTACTGGAACATGTAGCCGGAAGAATCATCACAAAAATCCATGACCGCTTTCCACAGGTTGATTATATTAAATTAAAAATAACGAAAACAGCTCCTCCTATGCAGGGAGAAATGAAAGGAGCCAGCATTGAGCTTGAAAAGAGTTTTAAGCCGGAAAATTAA